From a region of the Pseudodesulfovibrio senegalensis genome:
- a CDS encoding DUF503 domain-containing protein, translating to MIIGVLTLDFRLHGNDSLKGKRKVALSLKQKVRNKFNVAVSEIEAQDVHQRLVLAVVTVANQTAKVESRLAKVLSMVEAISPAELVHCETEIFSD from the coding sequence ATGATAATAGGCGTCCTGACACTCGATTTCCGCCTGCACGGCAACGACTCGCTGAAAGGCAAACGCAAGGTTGCGTTGAGCCTCAAGCAGAAGGTGCGCAACAAATTCAATGTGGCCGTAAGCGAAATCGAAGCTCAGGACGTGCACCAGCGGCTCGTGCTTGCCGTGGTCACCGTGGCCAACCAGACAGCAAAGGTCGAATCCCGGCTGGCCAAGGTGCTTTCCATGGTGGAGGCCATCTCCCCGGCCGAGCTCGTGCATTGCGAAACGGAAATTTTCAGCGACTGA